CAGAAgaatcgttatgcgggtgctgacctggagcGCCTTCCCGGGGTGCGGGTACGTCTTGAAAGAGAGCGGTAGGCATGTcggtgcaatggacgtcggtcttcataggtgcaacatcagcgggtgcaggTGCGGTAGAAATGTCTCAACAAAAGAAGATTAATAGGTACAGGTACTGGGTCTGGTAAGAGGAGTGCAAGGTATAGTAGTCCAAAGGAAATAATGTCACGTTTAAATAGGTTCAGCAGGTGTAACATCAAGCTGGCCCGCAAGGAACTGGAGCTGCCTCAGGGGCAGGTCCTGGGGAGTGTGAGGGTATGTGATCTTGACCAAGTGTTAGTGCAGTAGTCAAAGCGGCGGCGTCGTCCGTGTCGGGAGCAAAAAGCGGTAACCTGCCTGTTTGTAAAGTCGTAAATGtcgcagactcaaaggagtctgaaatcgagtgtatactagaatcagaggatagttTGATAATAGGGATCTCAAAACGTAGAGTTAGTAACAACGTCCTCATCTAACTTTCCATCATCCTGGGTATCAACGGAAGGATCATCAATAAGCAAATTAACGTCGTCATCAAACAACTTGTCCAAGAGGTACGGCGTCGAGAATCGGAGCCACGATGTGCGCGTCATCGAAGTGTCCAAATGATGAGGTAATCGTGGACCGAAACAAGGATGACAGGAAGATTCTTGTCAAGGAAGCCATCTGCAAGGGTAATTCATTACCAGGGTCTGGCAGCGCGGATGGTTGGCAGTCGTCCTCGTTCTTGGTCaacatgtcagggtcactctcagtgtctgacgtaaatatctctGGCGCAGGTACAGTCTCATCATCTGTGGCGGTGGCGGTAGGGTCGTCAATGCTTGGCAACTCGCTTTTTGATCAAGGCGACATGTGTATCGGTGCATGGTagtcatagtatgtattaaaacagtttccacatatgcacgtttatcaataatcaacaattaagcatgtatgcgatagcaatgtaagcaagtaatcatcctagtcttccctagactatctcacccagtctcttagaccgaactccctagtctctcagactaactccctggtctctaagaccaactccctggtctctaagaccaacttccccagtctctaggactaaatccctggtctttaagaccaaacctcccagtctctaagactaaatccctggtctttaagaccaaacctcccagtctctaagactaaattccTGGTCtttaagaccaaacctcccagtctctaagactaaatccctggtctttaagaccaaacctcccagtctctaagactaaattccTGGTCtttaagaccaacctcccagcctctaagactaaatttttccccagcctctaagactgaactttCCCAAATTCCTAAGATTGGACCCCtcagtctcttagactgaacctccccagcctctaaggctgaacctccctcaatctctaagattgaatccctcagtctctaagactgaaacctccctcagcctctaagactgatcctccctcagcctctaagactgatcctccctcagcctccaagactgatcTATAAATACAAATTTGAAATGTGTATCTatgcctttttgtttgtaaaaaaaaatgtttgttccctggatctgggcattttgtgtatgcaatgaaaacatgtttgtaaaagcgttttcgtgagagccctattgatcgtagtctagactcgagaatgaatcctagttcactacgatcgaagctctgataccaagctgtcacaccctgacttttgcggaagcgtgattatggggtgacttacttgttatcattgcattcaaccatatcaaacaatctatatgatattaccaaagatttgtcatccataaaatgagtttaaaacataacaacattgtctaaaacgtagacttcaaaatttaagttttacaagccagatgaattgtgtaaaagtttgctaaggactcgtcaaaaataatagttgtaatccaagtttggaagacgtgtctcgtccaggattaagacacactggccaaacccaaaaaccatggatgacatctttatacttaacatgacttgaaattccaacgcccgccagatccatacttaatttcctgaaatacatgtagtttggaaaacatcaacaaaagttgagcgagttcatgtgtatgtgagtttgTACAAATCGTTAATATATGTCTGCATAAATTGTTAAAATGTGTCTgtatgtccttggtatgtagcaataaggaaaaacagatccattaatgtgtagctaatacattaataagtgacatggtctaggaagcactcaaacctgtaacgcgtatttcataccggtccttccggcggaacgacatagtcaccacatgcagccacacgctggcccatgtgtggggctcgcaacacccaatagatctatcactcatgcctctcggtccttatacaaggattaatggtcttatgataatagcctatccattcacgtgatctaacagtaaattccttagctaatcataccatgtataaaagtgtctgtaaatgtctgtaaaagtctgtaaatgtctgtaataattgtaacatgtattcacccccgaagtataaaactgaaaacggttaagagaaaagggggacatgaactcacagtattgcgtcttcggtactcgtaacccaaatctcctcagcaaacacgactacctacaatggtctaacgtctattagacggacgggccgtgccttgacttagagcttagtgttttgagttacgttagATTGGCATtatgttgttaaaataataataataattattttaactttattagaaaaatagttagacaactatttcgtatatATTTTCTCGAAtgttttactaagtgttcggattctcggaaaatttcagcagagtctcctctgtaaatagaggtgtccatgcttaaatagcatatcattttcttttatatatatccaatagttcattttcaatcatcaaaccgacatatcgacaaacaaaacgttacttactttatttcagctttattactcaaaaccatgctgttttcgaggatttttataaaatagttaaccttttctaaaaattaccaatttttcacagaatgtcacACATGTTCCAgagtttattgtgtaaaaataacAAAGTCCAaatcgttacccatattttatagaaaatcattttctcgactgcaatcagatttgttaccttctgatcgcagtttacggaaatattcactaaaaatcaaccgtaagtccgtttgacgaaattccagttggagggtcgtcctgacaatggtgtccatctactgtaaaaatttcatgagttgattttactcaggttttaagttgtgactccgaaaataacccactttttctgcagtaaaaatgcagcttgagctgctgtccaaaaataaccttttaaaaatagtaaaccgtctcgaaaaattatgattccagcgccatttgtttagttattccaaaatactcattttaggctttagaaattccgtttttcgttttaaaatgatcccgttacagcctgttgaagttggctggaaatccaactcagcaagctgtttaagcttttgtgtgtgatgaacattcaacaatcgaacaagaatcaaagtgagacaagagtatgaatggacttactactagcacaaggctagggttgaaatcttaggatgagatgataaagaatgatggtgagaaaagcttgaACAAGGCTTCTTGAGAGCACTCCAACTTCACACTTCTATGGAGGATCTTCACAACTTGCAAGAGAGCTTTTAGTGGAAGAAGATGGAGATGtgaaggtgatgatggtgatggaaaTCAGTTGTGGAGAGGGGGGGGTATGGACCGAATtatagagagaggagagaggaggaGGAGTGTATCTTGACAAAATGATGGGTATTTCTTGGAAGAATAGGAGCCACCCTACCCTAGGTTATGATTAAAGTTCTTTTGGCCAATGAAACAAAGATCCACTTCTTACATAATCTAAACAAGATATTATTACTAATTATGGCAGAaaaatcggttgggggggggggggtaaaatgtaaatttttgttaattagtaggtaattattaaaaggttaagggtttttacaagtatagtgggtgtatgtcatgtttgcatggtgcatggggatttttgtgaccatgattaatttaaaataataaaataatatttctagcaatattttcatgtcccgggtaatgtctggttgttcggtttcgcatcgttccgttaaagcgtttaattgacccgtaaagcgtcttttgtgcatctttttgtaacgaatttaattccaacacttaggaaagtgtccaggaccatttagtcaatactctgtataatatgagtgtgttaaaagctgaattgttactgaaaatgcggaattctgtaattaaattgtgttttaggcactttccggcactcaaactatcacctagtgacatagtcttatggtcctcacttccctacactccatactggtgtagtgttttatccctggcccatactggcctaaaaatagtgtctgtctatgtgctggcattgtcagcatgtatctgagttattcgctcactgtactaactgtgctttgtgcatcaggtttgtcactaagagtctgtatgagataattgaagtgactgtatgtaaagaatgcacatgtatgtatataacataaatcagtaagcagtttaaagtgtcagttgtaatcaagcacagtcattaagctcataattaaaattaattaattgtacggatgcatgcaaaattgacggttgtcacaagAAGCACTTGCACCTGCATTCCATTTTTGGACCTTTACATTAGGCTTCTTATTGTAGTTCCCCTTCCTTTTCTTCAAGTCAGTAGTCATCAGGTAAGCAACATCGGCTTTCTCTAGTTTCAGACGTTCTTCTTCTTGCACGCACATGGCAATCAACTCGTTCATCTTCCATTGGTCCTTCTAAAGGTTATAGTTGACTTTGAATGCTTCATAAGATGCGGGCAGAGATGTCATGATAAAATGCACCAGAAAGCCATCACTAATCTCCATGCTTAATCCCTTGAGCTTTTGGGCCATGTCATTCATTTTCAGGATGTGCTCACGAATACCGCTAATCCCATCATACTTTGTAGTCACCAATTTCAGAATGAGGGTGCTGGCTTGCGCCATAGACGTCCCTTGGATTGAGCCTCCACATTAGTCAGATATTCCTTAGCTGTAGTGGCGTCAGGAATGGCTCCCTTGATAGTAGGACTTATCGAGTTTTTCATGAAGATAAGAGACAAGCGATTAGCTCTCTCCCACTTTTGATAGAGTAGTTTTTCAACTTCAGTACTCTTATCAGTAAGAGCAGGGGGAGCGTTTTCAGTTAGCGCACAGTCAAACTCCATGAGTACGAGAGTAAGGTCAAGAGAATCCTTCCACGAAGCATAGTTCGCACCAGTCAAAGTATCAATAGCCATAACAGAAGCTGATAGTGGATTAAAATGAGAAGAATAAGATACATTTAGAAAGAAGAAGTTATAGTGACTTATGGGTAACCTAAAACTAAGGCAGGCGGAAATTAAGACCATTATACTAAGGAAGCTGTGATAACGTTATTTATACACACCAATTTTAAATAAGGTTCTACTTGAATGACGGTTTTCGCTTTGGCTATGGCCAATCATACAAGTATTATGAACAGTCAGACTATGCAGATTAGGTGTAACACATCACCTTTGGGCAGAAGTTAAAACACCATAATTTTAGGCACAAGTCAAAGTTTGCGAGACATGAGTGTAACACATCACCTTTAGGCAGAAAATGAAACACTCATGCATCTTAGGCAGAAGTCATGTGTATATCATATGAACAAAAGTAATAAGGTAAGTGTTACACTATGTTTGTTCATATAATAAGGATATACACCTAAGTGACTATGCTTAAGTTCACTAAATAACGCCACAAGTAAAAACATCACCTTTGGGCAGAAGTGAGAACTTgaaaaaatgttattttagttaagcaaattttaaatcaatcaaAAGAATTAGTTGAATGATTATTTAAAAGCAGATTTTAAGGGATTTTGATTATAATTTCTAAATATCTCATGTGTATCTATCCAagttaattattcgtttatgaactaaaaataaaataatgtttaTACAAAACTTGGAGATAAAGTTACACAAATTTTAGAAACATAATCAAAATCTAATCTATCACAAAATTAGGTGATACGATATGAAACATTCATATCAAAAAATGACATAAAAGTTAACataataattaatttaaaattaCATTCgatataaaaaaagttaaaaaataaggAAGCTAAGAACAATGCTAAGAACGTTGATGAACTGTAAGTTTTGAATCTTAAAATTAGTTCACCACTAATTATTTATACAAAGCAAAAAATTGGTGAGCTAGCTTGTAATTGATTTTAAGCCACGTATAACTGACACCCCAAATTAACAAAATactttttgtttctttgttttgaAGTCAAAGTGTCAGAGCACTTTTAATGATTGAAACAAAACAAGTTTTCGTGAGTTTGTTTCCACCGTAATAACTGTTGTATCATGATCGACCATACTTCAAACAGAAACTTAAAAAAAACGAACTGATTGACCTCGTAATAAAGTATATCAGATTTAATAAAAACTTAGTTTTTTTCTATTTCAATTCCAGATCATAAGAGAATTAAAGAACTGAGTaacattgctctgataccacatgttaaTCAGTTCTTTTAATATCTAATAAAAACACTTTAGGAATCTTGATATACCTGACAATCCAGTGGCGGTTAGAGATGAAGAAGAAACCATCTTGATCGGTTCTCGTTTAGGGTGAGCAATGAAGATGGAGAGGGATGATTACAGATTATAGTGAGGGGGGCCGTAAACTTTATGGTGTGTTTTTAGGGTTCCCAATAACCTGTATTTATATGCTTCACCCAAGGGGAAACCCTAATTAACTAGTACGGGCCTTTATGTCCATCAAATAAAGCCCAGTTAATTTTATAGGGATATTAAGGTAAATTGATCTGGTTATTAGATAAATGATCAATAAGGGCAccataaattatttattaaaataatttaCGCTAAcaagtatatataaaaaatttcaattgaaatgcggaaaattagcactacggccgaaaaacttgccagggTCGTGGCCCTGGCATAGGCCTTCTAAGATCCGTCCATGCTCTCAACCTAGGTTTACCACGGGTTTTAACTTAAGTCGTGGCCCGGACTTGAAATTGGACCTGGTTCAGGTTTAACTTCTTCAATTAAGTCGTTATTTCATTGAAACCCAAGGCTAAGGTAGTTGTTTTGAGATCTTCACATAACTATTCATAATCTGGTAAAACTTCTTTTCCTTGACCACCATGACAAATTTTCATTAAACACAACATGCTTTGAAACACAGTTCTTCCTGATAGTTAGATCACATCAGCGACACCCCTTTTTCTCTTCGTTATACTCCATGCAGTTACACCTTATTGTATTTTTATCCATCTTAGTTATTAGGTGATTCGGTATGAAAACATAACATACACAACCAAATACTCTAAGATGCTTCATGTCTGGCTTAACTTTAAAAAGTTTCTTGTATAGAGACATGTACCCTTGGTTCTGTTGTGGCAATCTATTTATAATATAGGTTGTTGTGGTCATGGCTTCTGCCCCAAAACGTCGGGAATATTCTTGTTATGCATGATGCGCCTGCAAGTCTTGGCTAAATGTCGGTTCTAACGTTCCGATATACCATTTTGTTGAGGTGTTTTGGAACATATAAGTTGCCTCTTTATGTAGTGGTCCCTTAAATATGTGAAAAGTCTATAGCAAGATATTCACCTCCATTGTAAGAATGAAGGCACTTTATGGTGTGACTTGTCATCGTCTCAGATTCATTTTTGAATAACCTAAACTTCTCAAAGGCTTGTAATTTCTCCTTCATGACGTCAATCCAAACATGGTGCAAGTAATTATCAATAAATGTTATCATATTACGCAAATGCAGATTAGGTGTGCCATCAGATTGATAATCAACGGAAGCGTTATAATGGTTTGGATTCATGACGATAACTTGGTTTGTTCTATGTTTGCAGAGAATTAAAGTTGAGGGACAATTTGGCGGTAAAATTGTCTTGGTGCCGGTAAATGTTACCGgccagacacacacacacacacacacacatatatatatatatatatatatatatatatatatatatatatatatatatatatatatatatatatatatatatatatatatccatccATAATGGTTACATGGTGGTTGATTTGGAGGGAACAACCGTCATTGAAACGGTGTCTCTCAAACCGTCATAACCGTTCGAATATTCTCGTTACACACatataagtataagtttaataTCCTAAaataacatacacacataataatatccgaatatatataaattatgttTATATCTTCCAACACACTCCCCTAAACATAATTTCGTTTACGAGAATGTGTTAAAACGCTGATGTTAGCATCATCCACTGCTGCCTTAGCCCTCTTGAAGTCGAACCTTCTCCTTGTATTCAGCCTTCTTATCCCTTCCCAGTCGTTGCCAGCAAAGAGTGCGTAGTGCTCAGCATCATTTTCTGCAACTTCTTTAGTTCTTGTATTTCATGTTGTTTGCATATTCTCAGTTCCCTCCATTTTATCTTCATCGCTTTTAACCTGCCTTGGATCAGTCACCATCTTGATCTCCTCCTTCTGTTGTGCATTTTCTTGTACTGATTTGTATTTGTAATAATAGATTATTACATCCAAATACATGGCATATAATAACCTCATGTATTCACCTTCGCTGTAATCGAAACTGATCTCTTTGGTGATCTTTGCCCATATATTATTTTCCGTGACATACCGATGTCCCCTTTCTCGTTTTACACCCATATACAAGTCTAACAAACATACCTTCCTGTTCTCCGAAGCATTTGCCGGTAACGGTCTCGTGAAAATTTCTAACTTAACTTTCAGAAACCAATCTATCATTTCATTAAACTTGATATCAAGATGATATCGGTATTTTACCACGTAATCCTCATCCTCTAGCATGTCTAATAGGGCCTTGCAGTCATTAAACTCTTTGAAAGACATCGCTTGAAGTATCAGAACGTTCCAGTCTGGTTCATTCACTGATACATCCAAACTTTCGAAGTAATCATTTAAGAATTCATTTTTGAATCTTTCATGGTCATTTTCTCTGCTTAATACCGATTCTTTTTCTAACATGCCAACTTCTTCTTCTTTCGTCATGCCGGTTTTATCACTTCTTTTATTAAACAATGGAACACCGAATGTGGGAAACAATTTACATTTGTCTCCGATAAACTTGACGGTGTAACCTTGTGTTATCAGTTGGTCTAAACTTAAAACATTTCTATTAATATCCGGAGTGTAAAACACACTTTGAATCCGGATATTTTCCATTCCAGACATGATTTCAGTGACTCCTATGCCTCTTATAAAGAAGAAATGATTTTCTCCGGTGTTAGTTTCGACACTTGAAAGGTTTTTTATGCGTTTAAACATATCCAGATTTCCAGAATAGTGGTGTTTAAGAGTCTTACTAACATACCATATTTCTAACCACAGACCACCGTCGGTACCAGTCACTATATATTCCATTCTTTGACCACTTTGAAGTTCAGCATCAATGTTGTGTTGTTTCTGTGTTCCGGTGTTCATAGCCAGATGAAGCAATTGCACTTcctcatcattttcttttatttcACACGTAGAAATCTGGTGGCCTGGCTTATTGCAGTAGTAGCACCGCCTCTGCATCCATCTCCTTTCTCGCTTCTCTTCAGTGCAGTGTTTACACGGCAATAATGTTGAAGACGGCTTTAGATCATCATCGCTAACATAaccggctctgataccactttgttggcCATCAGATTGATAATCAACGGAAGCGTTATAATGGTTTGGATTCATGACAATAACTTGGTTTGTTCTATGTTTGCAGAGAATTAAAGTTGAGGGACAATTTGGCGGTAAAATTGTCTTGGTGCCAGTAAATGTTATCGGccagacatatatatatatatatatatatatatatatatatatatatatatatatatatatcaaccaTAACGGTTACATGGTGGTTGATTTGGAGGGAACAACCGTCATTGAAACGGTGTCTCTCAAACCGTCATAACCGTTCGAATATTCTCGTTAGACACatataagtataagtttaataTCCTAAaataacatacacacataataatatctgaatatatatataaattatgttTATATCTTCCAACAATCGTCTCAGATTCACTTTTGAATAACCTAAACTTCTCAAAGGCTTGCAATTTCTCCTTCATGACGTCAATCCAAACATGGTGCGAGTAATTATCAATAAATGTTATCATATTACGCAAATCTAAGATAAAGGGATGTTGATAGGTTCAAAAAATCTGACTGTACTAACTCCAATGGTTGCTTTGCTTAAAACTTCGAGTCTTCAGAGGGCCACTAATGAGCTTTGCCATACTAACATCCTGCGCAAAGCCGCAAACAATGTAAAAGAAAATTCAACTACGTCAAAGTCGTATAATAGTAAACGATTCTAAACTATATTCGTGTttatttacatgacattttaactttccattgcTCATTAATTTTGTTCAAATCCTGACATTTTAAACAATAAAACTAATAATATGATATGTGCCGATTTCTCATCCAACTTCCAACCCACGTAGCCATGCAACACCCCTTTTAGTTTTAGCATTTTCCTTTTGTTTAGTTATTTTAATTATGCAGTTAATTCGTAAGTCTTGTAGTGGTAGAAGTGGCCTCCTAATTTAGCTCAGGTAGTTATTTTCCTTTATGTTTGTTTGCCTATAAATGACTTTGTGAGTTTGAGTTTAAGAATCAATGAAGAAATGAATTACTAAAAATCTGGTTTCCATCTAtttttctatctggttttcttcGTATTTTCTTGGACCATTTGATTAGCGATTCGGTTCGTATCATAATAAAAAAGAGAATATATATCTGCTGAATGATACAACCTAGTCCATTCTGATGGTAAATCAAATTTTGAACTTACATCCAATTAAGTGGAATTCGATTTTTCCTATAACATAGATATTGTAGTTGTGCTCTGCTTCCGCTATCAACAAAAGTAACTACAAAAAGCAACAAATTTCAATGCAATCAACCAAGAAACAAATATTATAAGTGATGGTTGGTCCGCGCTTCCCTGGCGTGGCGGAACCCTAGCCGTCGCTAGCCGTGGAGGCAGCTGTTGTCGGTATTACCCACCATGTCTTGCCACAAACCACCCTTAAACCCAGCGTCAAACCACTCCTCCTTCCATCCAGCATACATTGTTTGGTTTTTGGTGATTGTCAAAAAATATAAGTTAGTGTTTTGGATCTGTGTGGCAGTGGGTGATGATTTCATGAATGAGGAGGTGGGCAATATGGGGAAGCTAGCCTCCATAACATGTGTGTGAGAAGAAATGTGGCTCAAGCATAACATGCCACTACCTGTCACGCGTAAGAACCGTTCTAATAGCCAATCACAACACAAGATCTCCTCAAAACAGTATTCATTCACTTTGTATATTATTAGATTTGGATTAGATTAGATTTGGACTAGTTGTTAATTGTAATAATCTTTGGAATGGTTTTTCCATTCTATCAAGATTTCAAAACGATTGttcttttagttttgtttttattatataaagCCGCAAAACATGGGTTTATGTCTGATTAGGCCAGGGGTGTGGTATACCGCCCCTGAACAAATCAGCAATTTTAGCGCCCTTTAGTGCCTCGTAGTCACCCTATGGGCGCCAGAGGGGCATAGTCTCTTTTCCACCACAGGAACGCGCGTTGGTGCACATTGTTCGAGATTTTTGGTCAAAATGATCATTGGGCAACggtcttttataaaaaaaaccctaatataCATCTAATATTTATACATATGTATTTACACAAACCAATCAAAAACTCAAACACACACCAATTACTAAAACACACACATTCTCTCCAATCATTTTCAATAATAAAAATGTCATCTCACTCTTCATCTGATTTATCTAGCTCTTCATCTGACGGGATAATCGACGATATGCTTGTCGCAGTGACGCAGGAGGCGATTCAGTATTTgttgggcgcaagtgcagatcaccgctttgttgggctgacgcaggtgatagacaattggttggtcctgaagtagtgcaagaaaccaccgacaagatcgcacaaatccgagatcgcatcagtgcggctcgtgacaggcagaaagcctacgcggatcgaagcaggaaacctctagagtttgaggttggtgagatggttttgttgaaggtatcaccctggaagggtgtggcacgctttgggaaacgtggaaagttgaatccaaggtatattggaccgttcaagatcttggagagaatcgggttagtagcatacaagttggatttacctgctgaactaaatggtgttcacgatacattccatgtatccaatctgaagaagagtccaactcaagttaccgttgccattcccaccgacgaaattcatgttgacgacacgctccatttcgttgaagaacctgttgaggtcacggattggaaagtaaacaagaccctgcggagcagtgtcaagctcgtcaaagttcgttggaatgctagacatggtcctgaattcacctgggagcgtgaggaccgaatgaaagagagatacccccacctatttcctgagaaccctgcttctacaagcagaacttaaaatttcgggacgaaatttctttaacggggggagaatgtgacaaccctcactaaaccaggtatccgtacgatttaattaataattaattgctgcttaattactgtgcttaactgaaattgctgacgaactgctacttgatttctagtacttgtatattcctgcatcatactttgatttccgtcactacattatttacaagttgaaccttagtgacaaacatgatgcactaaagcacagtagcattagaacggataacctattgaacatgctgataaatccagcatcaggcagacactgcctctaagggcctgtatgagccagaaatattttactacacccatagtgagtgtagggatacaagggttgtagaattgcgtctctaggaataagatataatgactggatgtgcctaaaacgtactctaagcacgaaacacagcacttttattaacatactagcttctggctaactaataaagtgccaaaacatgaggagaatattcctgacactttgcagaatgagttgtgtcactaaaaatattatttacgacacttaaaagcttacttaagcactttaacggattactatccaaccgaacaaccggact
This is a stretch of genomic DNA from Helianthus annuus cultivar XRQ/B chromosome 16, HanXRQr2.0-SUNRISE, whole genome shotgun sequence. It encodes these proteins:
- the LOC110869831 gene encoding uncharacterized protein LOC110869831 yields the protein MVSSSSLTATGLSASVMAIDTLTGANYASWKDSLDLTLVLMEFDCALTENAPPALTDKSTEVEKLLYQKWERANRLSLIFMKNSISPTIKGAIPDATTAKEYLTNVEAQSKGRLWRKPAPSF